In a single window of the Oryctolagus cuniculus chromosome 9, mOryCun1.1, whole genome shotgun sequence genome:
- the LOC100356497 gene encoding poly(rC)-binding protein 2 gives MDTGVIDGGLNVTLTIRLLMHGKEVGSIIGKKGESVKKMREESGARINISEGNCPERIITLAGPTNAIFKAFAMIIDKLEEDISSSMTNSTAASRPLVTLRLVVPASQCGSLIGKGGCKIKEIRESTGAQVQVAGDMLPNSTERAITIAGIPQSIIECVKHICVVMLESPPKGVTIPYRPKPSSSPVIFAGGQDRYSTGSDSASFPHTTPSMCLNPDLEGPPLEAYTIQGQYAIPQPDLTKLHQLAVQQSHFPMTHGNTGFSGIESSSPEVKGYWAGLDASAQTTSHELTIPNDLIGCIIGCQGAKINEICQMSGALIKIANTVEGSTDRQVTITGSAASISLAQYLINVRLSSETGGMGSS, from the coding sequence ATGGACACCGGTGTGATTGACGGTGGATTAAATGTCACTCTCACCATCCGGCTACTTATGCATGGCAAGGAAGTTGGTAGTATCATCGGAAAGAAAGGAGAATCTGTTAAGAAGATGCGCGAGGAGAGTGGTGCACGTATCAACATCTCAGAAGGGAATTGTCCTGAGAGAATTATCACTTTGGCTGGACCCACTAATGCCATTTTCAAAGCATTTGCTATGATCATTGACAAACTGGAAGAGGACATCAGCAGCTCTATGACCAATAGCACAGCTGCCAGTAGACCTCTGGTTACCTTGAGGCTGGTGGTTCCTGCTAGTCAGTGTGGCTCTCTCATTGGAAAAGGTGGTTGCAAGATCAAGGAAATAAGAGAGAGTACAGGGGCTcaggtgcaggtggcaggggatATGCTCCCCAACTCAACTGAGCGGGCCATCACTATTGCTGGCATCCCGCAATCCATCATTGAGTGTGTCAAACACATCTGCGTGGTCATGTTGGAGTCCCCTCCGAAGGGCGTGACCATCCCGTACCGGCCCAAGCCGTCCAGTTCTCCGGTCATCTTTGCAGGTGGTCAGGACAGGTACAGCACAGGCAGCGACAGTGCGAGCTTTCCCCACACCACCCCGTCCATGTGCCTCAACCCTGACCTGGAGGGACCACCTCTAGAGGCCTATACCATTCAAGGACAGTATGCCATTCCACAGCCAGATTTGACCAAGCTGCACCAGTTGGCAGTGCAACAGTCTCATTTTCCCATGACCCATGGCAACACCGGATTCAGTGGCATTGAATCCAGCTCTCCAGAGGTGAAAGGCTATTGGGCAGGTCTGGATGCATCTGCTCAGACTACTTCTCATGAACTTACCATTCCAAATGATTTGATTGGCTGCATAATTGGGTGTCAAGGCGCCAAAATCAATGAGATCTGTCAGATGTCTGGGGCGCTGATCAAAATTGCGAACACAGTAGAAGGATCTACTGATAGGCAGGTTACCATCACCGGATCTGCTGCCagcatcagcctggctcaatACCTAATCAATGTCAGGCTTTCCTCGGAGACGGGTGGCATGGGGAGCAGCTAG